TTCCTATCTCAACAACATTATCCAGCAAAACATTCTttctcatcatgaagccTTTCAGTTATTTATCTACTGCTTTGGCCTTTGCCTCCCCTTTGTGGGCGACGCAGATACATCCTAGAGATGCATCGGATTGGCCCGACGGCCCCTTCAGCACCGATGGCCGCTGGGTCGTTGATGCCTCCGGACAACAAGTCCATTTTGCCGGCGTCAATTGGCCTGGAGCTGCCGAGGTCATGATTCCAGAAGGTTTGCAATACCGCTCAGTTGAGCAGATTGTATCCCAGATAAAGAGTGTCGGCTTCAACGCTGTGCGCCTCACGTATGCCATCGAAATGGTTGATCAGATATACGACAACGACGGTAAAGATATCAGAATCGAGACCGCCTTTGTCAATGGCCTAGGATCTGAAAATGGAACCTTGGCTCTCGCAAAAGTGCTCAAGAATAATCCATCTTTCACCAATGAGACAACCCGACTTCAGGTACAGACACATTATCTGCTCTCGGATTATATTAACTGAAACCTAGGTATTTGACGCAATTGCTGAAGAACTGGCCACACAGAACATCCATATCCTCCTAGATAACCACATTTCTAAAGCAAAGTGGTGTTGTTCCGGCTCAGACGGCAATACCTGGTGGGGTGATAGCCAATTCAACGTCGCCAACTGGCTGCGCGGGTTAAGCTACATGGCAACTCATGTAAGTCAGTCCTACAATCAACAGTTCGATCGCTTATGCAGACAAGGGAAAACAATGGACCGGACTTGTCGCAATGTCACTTCGAAATGAGCTTCGGAACGTGGAAAACAACCCTGCCCTGCTCAAAACATACAATTGGCAGACATGGTATAAATACGTGCAGCAGGGtgccaaggccatcaacAATGCCAATGGCGACGTCCTGGTCTACCTTTCCGGCCTCGGCTACGACACGTGGATCACTCCAGTCTTCACACAAACAGCACTGACACCTGGCAAGGAGGTCTTTGACAAAGCTGCCTTTGCAGGATTCTCTGACAAGCTTGTCCTCGAGATTCACAACTATGAAAAGACGGTTGGCAGCTGTGCAACTCTCAAGAGTCATCTCTACACCAAGGGATTCCAAGGTATGAACTCCACTGATGATGCGACGAAAGCCGTCTTTCCTGTACAGCTCACCGAGTGGGGCCACCTGATGGATGCCACGACCTGGCAGGGGGTCTACTCGACTTGCTTGAGGAGCTATGTCGGCTCCCTCAAGGCTAGTTGGTTTATGTGGGTGATTGCAGGAAGCTACTACACGCGTTATGGGAAGCCGGATAATGATGAACTATGGGGTTTGTTGAATCACAACTGGACGGATTGGAGGAACCCTGATTTTGTAAAGTCGGGGCTGACCCCGTTTATCCGCCAGACTCTTAATAGTTAGGTTATTGTATACGGAGTATTGGGTTTCATGATCTAATAATgttaataattattactCTTGAAGCCACTTGCCACCCTTTACTACTGGCCGCAGACTGTCATCGAACTCATAAACAATAGGTGTCCCCGTAGGGATATTCAGCTcgacaacctcttcatcccCCAAGCAATCGATGATTTTAACCAGTGCACGAAGTGAATTCCCATGAGCCGCAACAAGCACAGTCTTGCCAGATCTCAAGTCAGGAATGATGCACTCCTTCCAATACGGTTCCACGCGTGCCACCACGTCTTCCAATGATTCTGTTCTTGGGGCTTGGATGGATTGGTCCTGCAAGCGCGTATACTCGTTCTGTTTCTGGTAGGCGTCGTCAGACATTGGTGGCGGCTGAACATCGTACGAGCGCCGCCAGATCTTGACTTGCTCATCACCGTATTTCTCCGCCGTGGTCTTTTTATTGAGGCCTTGTAATGCGCCGTAGTGGCGCTCATTGAGTCTCCAGCTTTTCGTAACGGGAATCCAGTGACGGTCTGATGAGTCGAGTACAATATTGCCTGTCGTGATTGCACGTCGCAGTAGCGAGGTATGACTCAAGTCTGGTAGGTGATTGTGTCTCTTTAATAGCGCCCCAGCCTGAGTTGCTTCAGCGCAGCCGTTTTGAGTGATACCCACGTCTTCCCAGCCCGTGAAAAGGTTCTTTTCATTCCAGGTGCTCTGGCCATGTCGAAGaagtattaatttaaaagtcATTGTGATTTTGGTATTTGTTCGACTGGGAATCCTAAGTAAAGTAAACGCCGTTTTATAGACGCTTGCTCCTACCATGGTAGGTGTTAACTGGCACCCTTGAGTGAACACCCGAGAGTTCCGAATAGCAAACTGGACGTCACGATTTCCTGAAGTCTGTAGAGGCAATTTGTCCAATGGGAGATCACTCTGATGTCTGCATGGCTATATGGCTTACAGGCCGGGTGTATAGTTGGGTCTGGTGTTGGCACCGTTTGCCGCGCAAATATAACTTCAAAACCCCGCGCGTTTATGCCTTCCCATGTAAGAATCCTACTTTAAGCTTCCCTGTGAACACCCCTAATAAGATAATCTAGGCCATGAAAGCTTGTAGGCTATTTTTATAGTAGGATAAAGAGATATAGTAAAGTCTTATCTCTTACTAATAAGTCACAGTAGGGgaatattagtataataacAGTAAGTGCATAAATAACCTTAAATATAACCTTTTTTACGCTTATGCCTTAATAAACCTAAATAcataatattattatataatcgGCCTATTATAACATAAGCCGGtttaaacttattaaagagacttttattaaattaatattaaaggaTATAAAactattttttattataagctCTAAGAAGAATTTAATAAAAATcttataaagtttaatacCAAGATCAGCTTAGAGCAGACCAAGACTACCTTCTCTTTCTAAGCGAGCTATGAAAAACTTTATCCTAGGAGTATTGAAGAAATTACAAGATAGTTCCAGGTAATCTGGCATCTTGAATAAAGCTTAAGATTTCCTAGTAGGAATCAATGTGGCAGATAGGTAGCCTTTGCATGGGATGTTGGCTACGTAGTATTAGCTACAAATAATAATTATGTTTTCTATACCGCTTCCCGTATCCTTCAAGTCATAGGTCTTGCGATGGACAGTTGGATTGATGGGACTCGGATTTGACTTAGGTATGGGCGCCGTTGACAGAGTGAGCTGGGTCTCTGGACTATAACACAAGATAGACAATCCTGCCTCGCCTGTGTACATTATCCAGGAGTTAGTTTGGGAAgaatataaagttatttttgCGTAGTGCCCAGCCATATTTGCCTTACAGTGGAGCTTCGGGCTTCACAGGCTACTAACTTTTTGAACTATGCTAATACCATTTGCGCTACTGAGCGGCTAATGGAAGTAACCTGGCTAGAATTTAACGGCATCGGTGCCGACGCCGACGCTACTATGCAGCGAAAGTTCAGCCCCGCTGCAACTATTCGCTCCAATTTGATGAATGCACAAGTGTGATGATGTGGATTGGGGAAGCTAAGGTAGGACTACTTCGGGCATAACTCCTCAGAATCATCGTCGGTGTAGTCCTGTGCCGCCTTTACCCCGCACGAATGTCTAGAGATAAGTGATTCGGCAGCACACCCGCTCCTGACGTCGGATTCCTGTCTTTGTTTACCCACGCACTTAAGATTTACACCTTGTCAAATTTCCCGAATTACTGACGGCCCTTGGCACCGCCTTCCGCTGTAGCGATGGACTCAGCAAGAGCCCCGGATTCAACGCCACGTCCCTTCCGCCGACCCCGCGCGTAAGTCCTACATGAGATCCTGTGAAGCCTGTTCCATCCCGCTAAACTTCGTGGGCCTGTTTTCGCAGATGCAAGGGTTGTCGGACTGCGAAAGTACGATGTTCGGGGGGTGAGCCGTGCCAACGATGTGTAAGGCGGGGCGCCGAATGTATATTCGCTTCCGACAAGGACTTCGTCTCTGTCTCCGAGCGCTATCTACGCGACTTGCAGCAACGGTTATTCGAGAAAGAACACGGCATCTTGGCCGAAAGTGCGTCTGAGCCCAAGCAAGCTCCTGTTACATCACCCCAGGGACAGGTAGAGATCTCACGGTCCTCATGTGTGCAGGCGGCAGTTTCCATCACGAACCCAGCCTCCCCCATCCTCTCGCAGACTCATACCAGTACGAGAGATTTGCCTCAACGGATAACGAGACTATGCTCGTCGCCTTTGTTGCCATCTGCGCAAGCTAGAGTGGCATACAATAAACCTCAATTAGGTATGTTCAAGCCACAAGCTCAGCCTTCGACCATTTATAGCATGGATTACGATAACTTTAGCTAACTCGAGCCAACAGAACAGCAGCC
This genomic stretch from Fusarium oxysporum f. sp. lycopersici 4287 chromosome 5, whole genome shotgun sequence harbors:
- a CDS encoding 2,3-bisphosphoglycerate-dependent phosphoglycerate mutase codes for the protein MVGASVYKTAFTLLRIPSRTNTKITMTFKLILLRHGQSTWNEKNLFTGWEDVGITQNGCAEATQAGALLKRHNHLPDLSHTSLLRRAITTGNIVLDSSDRHWIPVTKSWRLNERHYGALQGLNKKTTAEKYGDEQVKIWRRSYDVQPPPMSDDAYQKQNEYTRLQDQSIQAPRTESLEDVVARVEPYWKECIIPDLRSGKTVLVAAHGNSLRALVKIIDCLGDEEVVELNIPTGTPIVYEFDDSLRPVVKGGKWLQE